The Undibacterium cyanobacteriorum genomic sequence TCGTATCCATGGTGGCGGGGGAAACCTCGGGAGATATGCTGGCGGCGCGACTCCTCTCAGGCCTGCGCCCCCAATTGCCGCAATCATTGATGCATGGCATTGGTGGTCCTCGCATGATGGAGCATGGCTTCGTTAGCGATTTTCCGATGGAAAAATTATCGGTGCGAGGCCTGTTCGAAGTTCTGCTGCATTATCGTGAGATCTCGGGGATTCGCAAAAAGCTCATGCAGCAATTGCTCGTTGAGCGACCTGAGGTGTTTATCGGTGTCGACGCGCCCGATTTTAATCTCGATCTCGAAATTCAATTAAAGCAGGCAGGCATTCCAACCATGCATTACATCAGCCCGTCGATTTGGGCGTGGCGTGGTGGTCGCATCAAAAAGATCGCAGAAGCAGTGTCGCATATGCTGTTGATCTTCCCATTTGAGGAAGAGATTTACCGCCAAGCAGGTATTCCTGCGACCTATGTGGGACACCCTTTAGCACAAGTCATTCCACTGGAACCGGATGTGGCAGCGGCCCGTGAAGAGCTAGGGCTTGAGCCTGATGCTCGTGTTTTGACCGTGATGCCGGGCAGCCGCATGTCGGAACTGAAGTACAACACGGAAGCCTTCATTCAAACCGCAAAACTCTTGCTCAAGCGCGATCCGCATCTGCAGATCCTGGTGCCGATGGCGGGTGCTAAGCAAAGAGCGTATTACATTGAGCTCGTGTTACGCGCTGAATTAGAAGATGTGCCGGTCTTGCTGATGGATGGAAAGTCACACACCGCGATCGCCGCAGCGGATGCGGTGTTGGTTGCTTCCGGTACCGCTTCTTTAGAAGTCGCTTTGTTCAAGAAACCGATGGTGATCGCCTACAAGATGATGGCCGCCTCTTGGCACGTCTTGAAGCACATGGGGTATCAACCTTGGGTAGGCTTGCCGAATATTATGGCGGAAGAGTTTGTGGTGCCTGAGTTTTTGCAGCATGCAGCAAGCCCAGAGGCCATGGCAGATGCCTTATGGAAGCAGTTGACGGATGACAGTTTACGCACCCGTTTGCAGACGCGCTTTACCGACATGCACCATAGTCTTTTGCGTGACACGGCGCAGTTAGCTGCCGATGCTGTGATGCGCGTCATTGATAACAAATAAGTGCGTCGCCTTGACTAGCATGATGTGCCGATTCGTCTGTTGCGTCGAATGAAGTATGGTTGATCTCTCGTTGCTTAAAGCATTACTCGTACTGGACTAGCAGCGAAGCGATCTATTACAAGACTCAATTCAAGACGCTTTTCAATTCAGATTTCAATTTTTTGTCTTTATATGTACATCGATTCACATTGCCATATCAACTTCCCAGAACTCGCAGCGCAAATGCCAGCCTTGCTTCAGCGCATGCAAGACAATGGCGTCACTCACGCTTTATGTGTCTCGGTAGATCTGCCAGACTTTCCGCAAGTACTAGCTTTGGCTGAACAACATCCGCATATCTATGCCTCGGTGGGAGTCCATCCCGATTACGAAAATACCGAAGACCCTAGCGCTGAACGTTTGGTTGAACTGGCGCAGCATCCAAAGATTATTGCGATTGGTGAAACTGGACTCGATTACTACCGTTTGAAGGGGGATTTGGAGTGGCAGCGCGAACGCTTCCGCCAACATATCCGTGCTTCGCGTCTGTCGCGCAAACCTCTCATTATTCATACCCGAGCCGCTGCTGAAGATACGATTCGTATCATGCGTGAAGAGGGGGCAGGTACCGATCAAGGTGGTGTTGCGGGTGTCATGCATTGCTTTACGGAGTCCTTGGAAGTGGCGCAAGCGGCGGTCGACATGGGCTTTTACATTTCCTTTTCTGGAATCTTGACTTTCAAGAGCGCGAAGGACTTGCAGGCGGTGGCAAAAGCATTACCGATCGAACGCATTCTGATCGAAACCGATTCGCCTTACCTCGCGCCAGCACCGCATCGTGGCAAAATGAATGAACCAGCCTTTGTGCGACACGTTGGTGAGTTCTTGGCGGACTTGAAGCAACTACCTTTGAAGCAAGTGCAAGAGGTGACGACACAGAATTTCTTCGATTTGTTTCAGTTTGCCAAGCCATCCAGCACAAATTGAATTCAGGTGGATCATGATTGCCCTCACGAATGATCAATTTCAGCATCAGCATCGCTGGTGTTTCACAAACTCTCAGCTTTTGAAACTGGCGATGATTTTGTGTGTGGCGGTCTCGGTCATCCTAATCAATTTGATGATGAGTGTTGCTTCGGAAGCCCAAACGCTGCAAGTACTTACGCCAGAACAAAAACAAAAAGACCGGTTTCTGAAGGCGGCGCGATTTGATGATGTCAAAACCATTCGGGAATTATTAGGGCAAGGAGTCGATGCAAACACAGCCGAAGCTGGCCGCGGCGAAACTGCATTGATGTTAGCGGTCAGGGAAGATTCCTATCGTGTCTTTGAATACTTGATTACGTATCCTCAAATCCAGTTAGATCAACGCGCGTCGAACGGTGATACTGCGCTGATGTTGGCCGCCTACCTCGGTAAAGTTGACTGGGTGGCTGAATTGATCAATGCGGGTGCCCAGGTGAATCAAACGGGGTGGACTGCGTTGCATTATGCTGCAGCAATTGGTGATGAACAAATCATCGCTGTATTACTCGAATACCACGCCTATATTGATGCCGAATCACCCAATAAAACGACGCCGTTGATGATGGCATCACGCAAAGGTGATTTGCCCGCGGTGCGCCTATTGGTCGAAGAGGGCGCCGACCTATCATTAAAAAACATGGTAGGAATGACGGCGTTAGATTTCGCAAACGATGCAGGAATGCGCGCAGTCGCTCAATATCTAGAACAAAAGCGCGCGGAGAAAAAGTAGCCTCATCGCTGTAACATTGTATGCTCCCGCATGCTAGCGTTGCCTACAGTGCTTTGTGATATTTTAACTGGGAGGATGGACAATGAAGTCTAAGAACCGCCAGATACTTAGTGCGCTGTACTCTTCTGATCTTGTGCTGTGTTCTTTATATTCGCTACTAATCGCATCACTGTTGTTGTTGCTATCCGCATGTACGACGCCGGACTTGGCTTCTCCAACACCTCAAAAAGAGAAAATCGAACCGACTAAAAGCACGATTAAGCCTTTGGAACAGACTAAGAGTGATGTGGTCAAGCCATCGAAGGCGGCTAATCTAACGGCTTACCAGCGTGAAATTGCTATTCACTTGTCACAAAAAAATCCTGACAAAATCTACGTTAGTAATCCTCAAGCCCTATTGCGCTCCGTCGTAGTCATCAAGTTTTCTATTGATGCCAGCGGTAAGTTACTGAGCCGCGATATGTTGCGAAGTAATAAGGATAAAGAAACGGAAGGCACCGCGATGCAAAGTCTCAGCAGGGCACAAGCTTTTCCAGCGCCTCCGGCGAGCTTGCTGCTACAAGGGAAGGTAGAGCTGATCGAAACCTGGCTATTCAATACCGATGGTCGTTTTCAATTGCGCACCATCGCCTTGCCGCAACTAGGTGAATAGCTCTTGCTTGGTGTATTACAGTGCGATTTCCATGAGATCACGTCCGCAGATGATTTCACCATCAAAAAAAGGGCGTACGCCGTCTATCCACATTTGATCGGTGATGCTAGGGTCGCCGCCTGGGACGAAATGAGACAAGACTAATTTCTTCACTTTCGCCTCGCTGGCGACGCGGCCGACTTGCTCAAAGGTGCTATGGCTGTCGAGAAGATGTTGCTTGAGTCGTGTTGCTTGCGCTTCACTAGCGAGAAGCCGATCGAGCGCATGGATATTCATTACTTCGTGCACCAAAATATCGGCGCCTTGGGCGAGTTTCACAAGCTCAGGCGAGTAACTGGTGTCGCCCGAAATGACGATCGATTGGCCCTGGTGATCGAAGCGGTACGCCAAAGCTGAGGTAATCGGCGGATGTACCACTTGCACCGCGCTCACTTTGGTTTTTCCATTTTCGAAGATGACGCCACTCTTGTTGATCTCGTGCGGGAATATGAGATTGACTAAATTGCTTCGACCTTCATCCTCTATGCGCGTGTGGATGTCGAAGGCGTTCATTTGTAAAAATAACTTCGTCATGCGGTTAAGCGGTTTCGGCCCATAGGTGTCGATGCGATGATTTAAGTCGGCAGCCCACGCTAACAGCATCAAATTGCCATAATCGGCATTGTGATCAGAATGGTGATGTGTGATGAAAATGTGGCGAAGGCTTGCAAGCTTTAAGCCTGCTTTGACAAATTGTTGTGCGACGCCGTTTCCGCAATCGATCACAAAGGCTTCTCCATCGATCATAATCACCTGTGATGGCGCGGCTCGATTCTTCTTTGGTGTTGGACCACCTGCAGTGCCCAATAAGATCAAACGCATATTGCTGTTTTCTCTTGGTTTATCCTGTTTAGGCGAACTGTCAGCCAGAGCTCGTGGTTCGGCGGAAGTTTGCAATGTGAGACCCAATCCCGCGCTACTGGCGATGATGGCTTCGAGAAAGTGGCGGCGGTGGATGTTGTACATGATGGTGTGTCAACTCGATCAAATTGGATGGCTTCGCACTGATGAGCAAGTAAAATGCTCGCAGAGTGGGCAGTGTGTGCGG encodes the following:
- a CDS encoding ankyrin repeat domain-containing protein, which encodes MIALTNDQFQHQHRWCFTNSQLLKLAMILCVAVSVILINLMMSVASEAQTLQVLTPEQKQKDRFLKAARFDDVKTIRELLGQGVDANTAEAGRGETALMLAVREDSYRVFEYLITYPQIQLDQRASNGDTALMLAAYLGKVDWVAELINAGAQVNQTGWTALHYAAAIGDEQIIAVLLEYHAYIDAESPNKTTPLMMASRKGDLPAVRLLVEEGADLSLKNMVGMTALDFANDAGMRAVAQYLEQKRAEKK
- the lpxB gene encoding lipid-A-disaccharide synthase — encoded protein: MSEAKVTRPIVSMVAGETSGDMLAARLLSGLRPQLPQSLMHGIGGPRMMEHGFVSDFPMEKLSVRGLFEVLLHYREISGIRKKLMQQLLVERPEVFIGVDAPDFNLDLEIQLKQAGIPTMHYISPSIWAWRGGRIKKIAEAVSHMLLIFPFEEEIYRQAGIPATYVGHPLAQVIPLEPDVAAAREELGLEPDARVLTVMPGSRMSELKYNTEAFIQTAKLLLKRDPHLQILVPMAGAKQRAYYIELVLRAELEDVPVLLMDGKSHTAIAAADAVLVASGTASLEVALFKKPMVIAYKMMAASWHVLKHMGYQPWVGLPNIMAEEFVVPEFLQHAASPEAMADALWKQLTDDSLRTRLQTRFTDMHHSLLRDTAQLAADAVMRVIDNK
- a CDS encoding MBL fold metallo-hydrolase, encoding MYNIHRRHFLEAIIASSAGLGLTLQTSAEPRALADSSPKQDKPRENSNMRLILLGTAGGPTPKKNRAAPSQVIMIDGEAFVIDCGNGVAQQFVKAGLKLASLRHIFITHHHSDHNADYGNLMLLAWAADLNHRIDTYGPKPLNRMTKLFLQMNAFDIHTRIEDEGRSNLVNLIFPHEINKSGVIFENGKTKVSAVQVVHPPITSALAYRFDHQGQSIVISGDTSYSPELVKLAQGADILVHEVMNIHALDRLLASEAQATRLKQHLLDSHSTFEQVGRVASEAKVKKLVLSHFVPGGDPSITDQMWIDGVRPFFDGEIICGRDLMEIAL
- a CDS encoding TatD family hydrolase; the protein is MYIDSHCHINFPELAAQMPALLQRMQDNGVTHALCVSVDLPDFPQVLALAEQHPHIYASVGVHPDYENTEDPSAERLVELAQHPKIIAIGETGLDYYRLKGDLEWQRERFRQHIRASRLSRKPLIIHTRAAAEDTIRIMREEGAGTDQGGVAGVMHCFTESLEVAQAAVDMGFYISFSGILTFKSAKDLQAVAKALPIERILIETDSPYLAPAPHRGKMNEPAFVRHVGEFLADLKQLPLKQVQEVTTQNFFDLFQFAKPSSTN
- a CDS encoding energy transducer TonB family protein, producing the protein MKSKNRQILSALYSSDLVLCSLYSLLIASLLLLLSACTTPDLASPTPQKEKIEPTKSTIKPLEQTKSDVVKPSKAANLTAYQREIAIHLSQKNPDKIYVSNPQALLRSVVVIKFSIDASGKLLSRDMLRSNKDKETEGTAMQSLSRAQAFPAPPASLLLQGKVELIETWLFNTDGRFQLRTIALPQLGE